The proteins below come from a single Mya arenaria isolate MELC-2E11 chromosome 8, ASM2691426v1 genomic window:
- the LOC128244269 gene encoding putative tyrosinase-like protein tyr-3: MTSVKNIIDGDHRSTVRDDTSVVGAGYGGVQRILTDDLGMRKNYSITPTSAKVDCLQQLLWNYKPDQSLTSRDKASFAEFSSTSTESEPRAGFRIRKEYRRLTTPERLRLHAAFNRLYERGTIQRYADLHANALRTAHSGAAFLAWHRVFLVNVLLVTYLVSLFQSFEEELRRVDATVSIPYWDSSLDFDMDNGVNSVLWSGELLGNGNGDVITGPFAGWMTGRGNLARRYGVRGRLISDEKIQKMINACETDEVVFPQLDPADVRERDYIIEFHHNGVHNWVGGDMADGSYAAYDPVFYMHHAFIDFIWEKFRRHQISTCQINPETAYATRTGNSGHGPNDPMYGFSSLNNIDGLKNVWTERFYNYEESPQCPNCNSRYLYCDTITYRCVSHSRRTDFNVGNFMSTPKATTFGMVNETIEPITQSIPKRIISPFIPSPNPDGRFQSTAKEDAMAAVDLQRSRLQPNAPGPVPLNGWINLEPDSGGRPFSGPDRIRRRKFISLL; this comes from the exons ATGACGTCGGTGAAGAACATCATCGACGGGGATCACCGTTCGACAGTCCGTGATGACACGAGCGTCGTCGGGGCGGGGTACGGAGGTGTGCAAAGGATTTTAACGGACGATTTAGGCATGCGTAAG AACTATTCAATAACGCCAACGTCGGCCAAGGTGGATTGCTTGCAGCAGCTATTATGGAACTACAAGCCAGACCAGAGCCTTACTAGTCGAGACAAAGCTTCTTTTGCGGAATTTTCAAGCACTTCGACAGAATCAGAACCCCGTGCCGGATTCCGCATACGAAAAGAGTATCGAAGGTTGACCACTCCTGAACGGTTGAGACTGCACGCCGCGTTCAATAGGTTATACGAG AGAGGGACAATACAGAGATATGCTGATCTCCATGCAAATGCTCTACGTACTGCGCACTCCGGAGCAGCCTTCCTCGCATGGCACCGGGTATTTCTAGTAAA TGTTTTGCTCGTTActtaccttgtgtctctatttcaaaGTTTTGAAGAAGAGTTACGACGTGTGGACGCGACCGTCTCTATCCCATATTGGGATAGTAGCCTTGACTTCGATATGGACAACGGTGTCAACTCCGTACTTTGGTCCGGCGAGCTCCTTGGTAATGGAAATGGAGATGTCATAACTGGACCATTTGCTG GTTGGATGACAGGTCGTGGCAATCTGGCCAGGAGGTATGGCGTTAGAGGGCGTTTGATTAGTGacgaaaaaatacaaaagatgATCAACGCCTGTGAAACTGAC gAGGTAGTCTTCCCTCAATTAGACCCCGCCGACGTACGGGAGAGAGATTACATCATTGAGTTCCACCATAACGGCGTACATAACTGGGTTGGTGGGGATATGGCGGATGGGTCGTATGCTGCATATGACCCTGTCTTCTACATGCATCATGCATTTATCGACTTTATCTGGGAGAAGTTCCGTCGGCACCAGATCTCCACTTGTCAAATAAACCCTGAAACCGCGTATGCAACACGAACCGGAAACAGTGGACATGGGCCAAACGACCCTATGTATGGATTTAGCTCCTTGAATAATATAGATGGTTTGAAAAACGTATGGACTGAGAGGTTTTACAATTATGAAGAATCGCCGCAGTGTCCTAACTGTAACTCGAGGTATCTTTACTGTGACACAATCACCTACCGCTGCGTCAGCCATTCCCGCAGAACTGATTTCAATGTAGGAAATTTCATGTCCACACCGAAAGCCACGACTTTTGGAATGGTAAACGAAACCATTGAGCCAATTACGCAAAGCATACCAAAGCGGATTATATCCCCTTTCATACCGTCACCTAATCCTGATGGACGATTTCAGAGTACAGCAAAAGAGGATGCAATGGCTGCAGTCGATTTACAAAGATCTCGACTACAACCGAATGCTCCTGGACCTGTTCCATTAAATGGTTGGATAAATCTAGAGCCTGATTCCGGGGGAAGACCTTTTAGCGGCCCTGATAGGATAAGGAGGAGAAAATTTATATCGTTGTTGTAA